The nucleotide sequence CCTTTACTCCAACAGATAACATTACTTGCCCAGCAGTCTTAGAGCCTGATTAAGAACTTTTTTTCCATTCATCATGCCATAGTCGGCCGTATTGATCACATCCACCGGAATTCCTTTGGGTTCACACAAAGCCTTGATTTTAGCCAGGGCAAATTTAATCTGCGGTCCAAGCAGAATAACATCCAAGCCATCCAAATGCCTGGATAGCTGCGCCTCCGGATAGGCGTCTATTGATATGTCCTGCCCGCTTTCCTCCGCCGCCTTTCTCATTTTGGCAACAAGCATACTGGTAGACATCCCGGCATTACAAAATAAGGCAATCTTAATCATGGTCATTTCCTCCTTTAGTCAGCTTACCTGCCAACGTATGAATCATTTTGGTCATTTCAATCATTTCGATAATCAGATTTTTTTCCGATATGGAGGTCATCAGATGGTCTTGCGCATGAACGAATAGAATGGAAATCAGAATACTTTCACCGCTGGCCTCTTTGTGCAATAAGGCAGTTTGCGTTTCATGGGCTTGGCCAATGGCATCGTTCGCTTTATCCAACAGGGCGTTGATCTCAGCTTCCTGGTAATCACCGCTCCTCACTTTGCGCAGAGCTTCGTAGGCAAATGCCCGTGCTTCACCGGAATTAATAATAATACTCATAACAATCTCTTCTATATCCATTATGAACTACTACCTCCTTCTTTCTGCCTCATGGTCATGTCGTTTTTCCTTTCTTTATTCGTATAGGCCTAGGGTCTGTTTTCAAACTATCCAACATGTTCCCTGGCAGTGCCTTTTGTACCGTACCTCGTTAAACTTTTTTGAAATAAGGACCATTATTCTTTCCAGTTTTGCCTTGTCTGGCGAGAGAATCACTCGCCATGGATTATGCCGTTAGTTTGAAAACACACCCTGGGCACTATATAAATAAAAAATTTTTTTCTTCGTCTCTATATCCATGCAATAATGATGCCAAAACACTAATGGACAGATTTACCAGGCCTTCGCCGCCACAATCGGGTAAATCTGTCCATAGTGTTTCAATACAGACTGTATAGTGTTTTATTTTTTGATCAAAACACGATATAGTCTGTTTTTCTCATCTCTTGTATAATACAGGTAGTTACATGTTGCCAGGAGGAAATTCCTATGACAAGAAAAGACATAATTTATCAAGCACTGCTGGATTTGCCGGAAGGCGAAGGAATCGATGCTCAGGGCTTGGCCGCGATTTTGCCGATTACCCGGGCCAATATCAGCCATGAATTGAACGTACTCTGCAAGGAAGGAAAAGTAGGTAAATCAGGCGGTCGTCCGGTCCGCTTCTTCGTAGCGGACAAGTTGCCTGCTGCCAAGGCAACCAGGCTGGATGCCTTATTAAAAAACAATATCAGCCTCCGCCAGCCGCTGGAGCAGGCAAAGGCCGCCATTCTTTATCCACCCAAGGGGATGAACAGTTTACTGCTGGGTGAGACAGGTGTCGGCAAATCCATGTTTGCCAGTCTGATGCATAATTACGCCATTGAAATGGGCGTAAAGGATAAAGATTGTCCCTTTATTACCTTTAACTGCGCCGATTACACGAATAATCCCCAGCTCTTGACCGCCCAGCTCTTTGGCGTAAAGAAAGGGACCTACACCGGAGCGGAAACAGATAAAACCGGGCTGCTGGAAAAAGCAAACGGCGGTATTCTGTTCCTGGACGAAGTGCATCGCCTGCCGCCCGAAGGTCAGGAAATGCTGTTCACTTTTTTGGATACCGGCTATTTCCGGCGAATGGGCGATGATGAAACCAGAACCGCCGATGTGCTGATTATCTCGGCAACTACGGAAAATCCCAGCTCGGCCTTACTGAAAACCTTTACGCGACGCCTGCCGATGATCATCACTATTCCCTCGCTCAAAGAAAGAACGCTGGAAGAACGCCTGTCTCTAATAAAATACTTCTTCAAACATGAAAGCATCCGTTTAAACCGGGATATTTATGTTTCCCTCAACACCATGCGGGCTTTTTTGTCCTATAGCTGCACAAATAATATCGGCCAGTTAAAAAATGATATCCAACTGGTTTGCGCCAAATCCTATTCAGAGTTTTTAACCAATATCAAGGAAGATGTGCGAATCAACAGCCGCAGCCTGCCGATGCATATAAAAGAAGGGCTGTATAGGGAAAAGGAACATCGTATTTTATGGAACAAACTGGTGAGTGAAGATATCGAATACTTCAAATTCGGCTGTATGACGGATGTACCACAGGAAGCAGCAGAGGAAAATACAACTATTTAC is from Propionispora vibrioides and encodes:
- a CDS encoding PTS sugar transporter subunit IIB gives rise to the protein MIKIALFCNAGMSTSMLVAKMRKAAEESGQDISIDAYPEAQLSRHLDGLDVILLGPQIKFALAKIKALCEPKGIPVDVINTADYGMMNGKKVLNQALRLLGK
- a CDS encoding PTS lactose/cellobiose transporter subunit IIA, with the protein product MDIEEIVMSIIINSGEARAFAYEALRKVRSGDYQEAEINALLDKANDAIGQAHETQTALLHKEASGESILISILFVHAQDHLMTSISEKNLIIEMIEMTKMIHTLAGKLTKGGNDHD